The Fusarium musae strain F31 chromosome 10, whole genome shotgun sequence genome window below encodes:
- a CDS encoding hypothetical protein (EggNog:ENOG41) yields MANAAEVQAANGFNGHHHHYKQQKTHLSEFGTHMVAASGEFVGTFLFLYFGYAGNIIAVLQEPATGPNGTLANNTIIWIAMAYGFSLLVNVWAFYRISGGLFNPAVTFGLCLAGQLPWMRALYLFPAQLIASMCAGGLVEAMFPGSASQANTTLGPNTSIAQGVFLEMFFTAQLVFVVLMLAAEKSRDTFLAPIGIGLSVFVALIPGVFVTGGSLNPVRSFGCAVGGRDFPGYHWLYWVGPLLGGALAAGYFRLVKMMHYEEANPGQDSPVDV; encoded by the exons ATGGCAAACGCTGCTGAAGTTCAAGCTGCGAATGGCTTCAatggccaccaccaccactatAAGCAGCAGAAGACTCATCTCAGCGAATTCGGCACTCACATGGTAGCGGCATCTGGTGAATTTGTTGGTACTTTCTTATTCTTGTACTTTGGCTATGCTGGCAACATTATTGCTGTTCTTCAAGAGCCTGCCACTGGGCCTAATGGCACATTGGCCAACAACACTATTATCTGGATCGCGATGGCATACGGCTTCTCCCTCTTGGTTAATGTTTGGGCCTTCTACCGAATCAGCGGTGGATTGTTCAACCCTGCG GTCACCTTCGGTCTCTGTCTTGCTGGCCAATTGCCATGGATGCGAGCGCTGTACCTATTTCCAGCCCAGCTCATCGCCTCGATGTGCGCGGGTGGTCTCGTCGAAGCCATGTTCCCCGGAAGTGCCTCGCAGGCAAACACAACGCTCGGTCCCAATACTTCGATAGCACAAGGCGTCTTTCTTGAGATGTTCTTTACAGCCCAGttggtcttcgtcgtcttgaTGCTTGCGGCGGAGAAGTCCCGCGATACATTCCTCGCGCCAATTGGCATTGGTCTATCTGTTTTCGTGGCCCTCATTCCAG GCGTCTTTGTGACAGGCGGATCATTAAACCCTGTACGATCATTTGGCTGCGCTGTCGGTGGCAGAGACTTCCCCGGTTATCACTGGCTCTACTGGGTTGGACCTCTCCTTGGTGgtgctcttgctgctggctACTTCAGGcttgtcaagatgatgcaCTACGAGGAGGCAAACCCAGGGCAGGACAGTCCAGTCGACGTCTAG